From Bacteroidales bacterium, a single genomic window includes:
- a CDS encoding RecX family transcriptional regulator — protein MSYQVLSFKEALDKAMQYSSRKEYNSHQMMKKIISWGCSEDDTKNIIEVLVEQKFIDDQRYTEAFVRDKLRLAKWGRVKISYMLKMQGIRDSIIRDSMTVIDQDEYLQLLKGELTKKSKSIKAGNPIEIKGKLYRFAAGRGFEPDVINEAIRLCIND, from the coding sequence ATGAGCTATCAAGTGTTGTCTTTTAAGGAAGCCCTGGATAAGGCGATGCAATATTCTTCCCGGAAAGAATATAACAGTCACCAGATGATGAAGAAAATCATATCATGGGGTTGCTCGGAAGACGATACTAAGAACATTATTGAAGTACTTGTTGAACAAAAATTTATTGATGACCAACGATATACAGAGGCATTTGTGAGAGATAAGCTTCGGTTGGCAAAATGGGGACGTGTCAAAATCAGCTATATGCTAAAGATGCAGGGGATCCGTGATTCGATCATCCGTGATTCGATGACCGTGATCGATCAGGATGAATACCTGCAATTACTGAAAGGTGAGTTGACAAAAAAAAGTAAAAGTATTAAGGCCGGAAATCCGATAGAGATAAAGGGTAAACTATATCGTTTTGCAGCGGGCCGGGGATTTGAGCCGGATGTGATCAATGAGGCCATTCGTTTATGCATCAACGATTAA
- a CDS encoding acetate kinase gives MKIIVINSGSSSIKYQVFDMDGPAILAKGVVEKIGLNGSFIKHESNGKKVTLEGEIIDHQSGIEYMLGILISKKYGCIKDFKEIDAVGHRVVHGGEKFNSSVLITDEVISILEESIQLAPLHNPPNLSGIYAMKSLLPDVPQVGAFDTAFHQSMPDYAYMYAIPYSLYTKYAIRRYGFHGSSHRYVSKRGLEILKGKGVRKIITCHLGNGASVAAIVDGKSLDTSMGLTPVEGLVMGTRCGDLDPGIMTYVMEREDINRTGINSMINKHSGLLGISGVSSDMRELEAAAGEGNERAQLALKMFHYRVRKYIGAYAAAMGGVDAVVFTGGIGENSDTSRYEISKDMEFLGLEFDQEKNAGVRGQEKMISKDHSKVYVLVIPTDEELVIAQDTAVLIKGKK, from the coding sequence ATGAAAATTATTGTTATCAATAGCGGAAGCTCATCTATCAAATATCAGGTTTTTGATATGGATGGACCTGCCATTTTGGCTAAAGGGGTAGTGGAAAAAATAGGTCTTAACGGGTCATTTATCAAGCATGAATCAAACGGGAAAAAGGTAACTCTTGAGGGAGAGATCATTGACCATCAGTCGGGGATTGAGTATATGTTAGGTATTCTGATCAGTAAGAAATACGGATGTATCAAGGATTTTAAGGAAATAGATGCCGTCGGACACAGGGTGGTGCATGGAGGTGAAAAGTTCAATTCCAGTGTGCTGATCACAGATGAAGTCATTTCTATCCTTGAAGAAAGCATCCAGTTGGCGCCATTGCATAATCCGCCTAACCTCAGTGGTATCTATGCCATGAAAAGCCTCTTGCCGGATGTCCCGCAGGTAGGGGCATTCGATACTGCTTTCCACCAAAGCATGCCTGATTATGCATATATGTATGCCATCCCATATTCGTTATATACCAAATATGCCATCAGGCGTTACGGGTTTCATGGATCCAGTCATCGTTACGTTTCAAAACGGGGATTGGAAATCCTTAAAGGAAAAGGTGTGCGGAAGATCATTACCTGTCATTTGGGTAACGGCGCATCCGTTGCTGCCATTGTGGATGGAAAATCTTTAGATACTTCCATGGGACTTACTCCGGTAGAGGGTTTGGTGATGGGGACACGTTGCGGGGACCTGGATCCGGGTATCATGACTTATGTGATGGAACGGGAAGATATCAACAGGACCGGTATCAATTCAATGATCAACAAGCATAGCGGACTTTTGGGTATCAGTGGGGTATCTTCGGATATGCGTGAACTCGAAGCTGCTGCTGGGGAAGGAAATGAGCGTGCCCAACTGGCTTTGAAAATGTTCCATTACCGTGTCCGGAAATATATTGGAGCATATGCGGCCGCTATGGGAGGTGTGGATGCTGTCGTTTTTACCGGGGGAATCGGAGAAAATTCGGATACTTCCCGGTATGAGATTTCAAAAGATATGGAATTCCTTGGGTTGGAATTTGACCAGGAAAAAAATGCAGGGGTACGCGGACAAGAAAAGATGATCAGTAAAGATCACTCAAAGGTATATGTACTGGTAATTCCCACTGATGAAGAATTGGTGATTGCCCAGGATACGGCTGTGTTGATCAAAGGGAAAAAATAA
- a CDS encoding 3-hydroxyacyl-CoA dehydrogenase family protein encodes MSESLEKFALNKAISRQGLIHKVGLIGCGDMGQEVARIVSQSGIEVIFIEISEKRVEEANKSIALQLDEIINRWGLTQSDKRVILSRIKGTTDYNLIRNCDLIIELISSNDPLRDRIDLFKKLEDYVSPETVITSSVSTLMITDIAAAMKYPERALALNFFASPSRVRIVEVVCGLQTNQKSHDLVVRFAKMINKEAITVNESPGSISTRLIVTLINEACNTLVEGVSTVENIDTIMRRGFGMQHGPFELADRIGLDKILRYMDHLFNEFGLYKFKASPLIKRLVRAHNSGVRTGRGFYIYDENGHKIGMNVSSATQILNKPE; translated from the coding sequence ATGTCTGAATCATTAGAAAAATTTGCATTAAACAAAGCTATCAGCAGACAAGGGCTGATTCATAAAGTAGGGTTGATCGGCTGCGGGGATATGGGGCAGGAAGTTGCCCGTATCGTAAGCCAGTCGGGAATTGAAGTTATATTTATTGAAATAAGTGAAAAGAGGGTAGAGGAAGCCAATAAATCCATTGCATTGCAACTGGACGAGATCATTAACCGGTGGGGACTGACCCAAAGTGATAAACGGGTGATCCTCTCCAGGATCAAAGGAACGACTGATTATAACCTGATCAGGAATTGTGACCTGATTATCGAGTTGATCAGTTCAAACGATCCTTTGCGGGACCGGATCGACCTGTTCAAAAAACTGGAAGATTATGTCAGTCCGGAAACAGTGATTACCAGCAGTGTTTCCACATTGATGATCACCGATATTGCGGCTGCGATGAAATATCCGGAGCGGGCATTGGCTTTGAATTTCTTTGCGTCTCCTTCCAGGGTGCGTATCGTGGAAGTTGTATGCGGACTACAGACCAACCAGAAATCACATGATCTGGTTGTCCGTTTTGCCAAAATGATCAATAAAGAAGCTATTACGGTAAATGAATCCCCCGGAAGTATCAGTACCCGGCTTATCGTTACCTTGATCAATGAAGCCTGCAACACTTTGGTAGAAGGGGTTTCTACTGTTGAGAATATAGATACCATTATGAGGCGCGGATTCGGAATGCAGCATGGGCCTTTTGAACTTGCAGACAGGATAGGATTGGATAAGATCTTACGGTATATGGATCATTTATTCAATGAATTCGGGTTGTATAAGTTTAAGGCTTCACCTTTGATCAAAAGGCTGGTCAGGGCTCATAACAGCGGGGTACGTACGGGGAGAGGATTTTATATCTATGACGAGAACGGTCATAAAATTGGAATGAATGTGTCATCAGCGACACAAATACTGAATAAACCGGAATGA
- the pta gene encoding phosphate acetyltransferase, which translates to MDFIQKIIQNAKTHKKHIVLPEGLEERTLKAADHIIQNEIARLTLIGDPVLIREKAKAFGLAHLEKANMVNPKDHPKKNNYIDLMLELRKSKGLTRTDAEKLIEDPLYLGTLMIKAGDVDGEVAGAQNATGDVLRPAFQYVKTLPGISVVSGAIFMILKDKEFGHDGILLFADCAVHPNPNERELAEIAVSSAKTARAIGGFEPKVAMLSFSTKGSAKHEMVDKVVEATRIAKEMAPDIAIDGEMQVDAAIIPSIGASKAPGSPIAGKANVLIFPTLESGNIGYKLVQRLASAETVGPILQGMAAPINDLSRGCSVEDIISLVAITVNQAAQSY; encoded by the coding sequence ATGGATTTTATACAAAAAATCATTCAAAACGCAAAAACACACAAAAAACACATTGTCCTTCCGGAAGGTTTGGAAGAACGAACTCTTAAGGCGGCAGACCATATCATTCAAAATGAGATTGCCCGGTTGACCCTCATCGGTGATCCTGTTCTTATCCGTGAAAAAGCGAAAGCATTCGGGTTAGCACATTTGGAAAAGGCAAATATGGTCAATCCCAAGGATCATCCTAAGAAAAATAATTATATCGACCTGATGTTGGAGTTACGCAAAAGTAAGGGACTGACCCGGACCGATGCGGAAAAATTGATAGAAGATCCTCTATACCTCGGAACCTTGATGATTAAAGCAGGGGATGTTGACGGTGAAGTAGCAGGAGCACAAAACGCCACCGGCGATGTGTTGCGTCCTGCTTTCCAGTACGTTAAGACTCTTCCTGGAATTAGTGTCGTTTCGGGAGCTATTTTTATGATCCTGAAAGATAAAGAATTCGGACACGACGGCATTTTATTATTTGCCGATTGTGCAGTACATCCCAACCCTAATGAACGTGAATTGGCCGAAATTGCTGTTTCCTCAGCAAAGACAGCCAGAGCCATCGGTGGCTTTGAACCGAAAGTAGCTATGCTGAGTTTTTCTACCAAAGGTAGTGCAAAGCACGAGATGGTCGATAAGGTAGTTGAGGCTACCCGAATCGCAAAAGAGATGGCTCCTGATATAGCAATTGATGGAGAAATGCAGGTAGATGCAGCCATCATCCCATCTATCGGTGCAAGCAAAGCTCCGGGAAGTCCTATTGCCGGAAAAGCCAATGTATTGATCTTCCCGACACTTGAATCAGGTAATATCGGTTATAAACTGGTACAACGACTGGCTTCTGCCGAGACTGTAGGGCCTATTTTACAGGGAATGGCTGCTCCTATTAACGACCTGTCACGCGGATGTTCTGTCGAAGATATCATCAGTCTGGTCGCAATTACAGTCAATCAGGCGGCACAAAGTTATTGA